From the Toxoplasma gondii ME49 chromosome VIIa, whole genome shotgun sequence genome, one window contains:
- a CDS encoding hypothetical protein (encoded by transcript TGME49_205110): MSATSDRLLSCGVSSVVLLNCDFHLCPFEVPVFSLSLCSFRSCFVFSSFRTQFFSLLSSPVTISPFFPVSRLLNFRVCSFRRSRLSSRIRLSPVSLPPTSSFVFCCASFRGGVRLHSRFLAFCLLPSPLELCDFSSSAGTGVSARKNLLGQSRV; encoded by the coding sequence ATGTCTGCCACCTCGGATCGCTTGCTTTCTTGTGGAGTTTCTTCGGTTGTCTTGTTAAATTGTGATTTCCATCTTTGTCCGTTTGAGGTgcccgttttctctctttctctatGCTCGTTTCGGagctgtttcgtcttctcgtctttccgtACTCaattcttctcgcttttgtCGTCTCCTGTCACcatctctcctttctttcctgtctcgcgtcttctcaaCTTTCGCGTTTGCTCGTTCCGTCGGTCGCGTCTGTCGAGTCGGATTCGTCTGAGTCCCGTTTCGCTCCCTCCGACTtcctccttcgttttctgctgcgCCTCGTTTCGTGGAGGCGTGCGTCTGCACTCTCGCTTTCTGGCTTTCTGCCTCCTGCCCAGCCCTCTCGAGCTCTGCGacttttcctcgtctgctgggaccggcgtctccgcgagGAAGAATCTTCTGGGACAGAGTCGCGTGTGA
- a CDS encoding hypothetical protein (encoded by transcript TGME49_205100~Predicted trans-membrane domain (TMHMM2.0):41-61:73-96): MVLDVAAQGTPPSLAGQSPSRTDLENDLSLPMMSGDPTSERLQVIQSIAGAIVIGGWIVVMRVRRHSPVALFKVYAFLPPVLLLCASAASFVFFSSTPTTLLEDAEEPFSGLPRRRFASESPASSFPTLSQGSWDSIISSGWPEVRRCLGANYAAVATLGLLVQAVLSLWRILAALNHRPVASTPFAEAAGNHPALPNKTETIVSSSVSAGGAGAPHGKKGGKRRGGESRENEEADETAKSLALGQSFQTPGQSPQEEIKETFGCRVWRFEDQVGRHWGEGADWRQTLLWRLADVLVISTVGLPLLYQFSARPQAFLPEARASASAAPWWASLWSPESLSSFRLLHPSSWLCLYATALVPLQLLPDYPSVSLQFFEALCLLLLLLRHSLSRDATLLSPADSLFSLQARGVPGLEASDSFFLCMQALRWSLLRPMANVMSASAARGALPRAEARHSATAALSASQAKRGWVSRFCSFFGGDPRKERKEKKRENSFASKDRLPPPSPHCCFLTNCSSLVVQDPSRSGGVQGLKHIGPPLFVDADGDEAHEFFHVGISK; this comes from the exons ATGGTACTTGATGTGGCGGCTCAAGGAACGCCGCCTTCCCTCGCGGGACAAAGTCCGTCCCGGACTGACTTGGAAAAtgacctctctctcccgatGATGTCGGGTGATCCGACGTCGGAGCGGCTGCAGGTCATCCAAAGTATCGCGGGAGCGATCGTCATCGGAGGATGGATTGTGGTCATGCGAGTCCGCAGACACAGTCCTGTAGCCCTCTTCAAG GTATACGCCTTCCTTCCCCCGGTTCTGCTGCTGTGTGCCTCCGCTgcgtctttcgtttttttctcatcGACCCCTACGACCTTGCTGGAGGACGCTGAAGAGCCTTTCTCCGGCCTCCCAAGAAGACGTTTTGCGAGTGAATCTCCCGCCAGCAGCTTCCCCACCCTGTCTCAAGGGTCATGGGACTCCATTATTTCCTCCGGATGGCCTGAAGTTCGACGTTGTCTCGGCGCCAACTATGCCGCGGTCGCGACACTGGGGCTCCTCGTCCAGGCcgtgctgtctctgtggcgAATTCTCGCCGCTCTAAACCATCGTCCTGTCGCCTCCACCCCCTTCGCAGAGGCGGCCGGCAACCATCCCGCTTTGCCGAATAAGACTGAGACAATTGTTTCTTCATCGGTTAGCGCGGGAGGTGCTGGGGCGCCTCacgggaagaagggaggcaAAAGACGCGGGGGAGAATcgagggaaaacgaagaggctGATGAGACAGCCAAAAGTCTGGCCCTGGGCCAGAGTTTCCAGACCCCGGGCCAGAGTCCGCAGGAAGAGATCAAGGAGACGTTTGGCTGTCGCGTCTGGCGCTTCGAGGACCAAGTCGGCAGGCACTGGGGAGAGGGAGCAgactggagacagacgctGCTCTGGAGACTCGCCGACGTCTTAGTCATCTCC ACTGTCGGCCTGCCGCTCCTCTACCAGTTCTCCGCTAGACCGCAGGCGTTTCTCCCGGAAGCGCGCGCCTCTGCGTCCGCGGCGCCTTGGTGGGCGTCTCTCTGGTCTCCTGAGTCATtgtcttcgtttcgccttctccatcCCTCCTCATGGCTGTGCTTGTACGCCACAGCCCTGGTGCCGCTCCAGCTGCTGCCTGACTAtccgtccgtctctctgcagttcttcgaagctctctgtcttctgctgctgcttcttcggcaCAGTCTCTCGCGAGACGcaacgcttctctctcccgcagactcgcttttctctcttcaagCTCGAGGGGTGCCGGGCCTCGAGGCTTCGgactcctttttcctctgcatgcaggctctTCGCTGGTCCCTG CTCCGACCGATGGCCAACGTGATGTCTGCCTCTGCGGCTCGTGGCGCTCTTCCCAGAGCCGAGGCGCGTCACTCCGCGACTGCGGCTTTGTCTGCTTCTcaagcgaagagaggctgGGTGTCgcgcttctgcagcttcttcggGGGAGACCCCCgtaaggaaagaaaagaaaagaaacgagaaaattccttcgcctccaaagACCGTCTGccccctccctctcctcaCTGCTGCTTCCTGACGAACTGCTCGTCTCTCGTCGTTCAAGACCCTTCCAGATCGGGAGGCGTTCAG GGGCTGAAGCACATTGGGCCACCGCTGTTTGTCGACGcggacggagacgaggcgcATGAGTTCTTCCACGTCGGCATTTCAAAGTGA
- a CDS encoding Toxoplasma gondii family D protein (encoded by transcript TGME49_205090~Signal peptide predicted by SignalP 2.0 HMM (probability 0.993) with cleavage site probability 0.988 at residue 19) gives MKTASSLLVCAVLMQGVLAGPKRGRHDNKKAVDISQPPVVVALPPAVEIPTEKLTKCFEVPFSVQQPCTSKVTIQQPYDCDGSELHEVCTEHVTEVPSVCYETVVREETYDCPVTSSQKVCVKIPVSESRVCKSTTVKQVKKDCPAVDKVTTCQVLSDTVEGVCLESAVVDQKYSCWKTEVRQECETHMLTAANQCTREVQHPVPYEVVEVEYDTVCKKVEKPIIVSAVREKVETEEYPCPEIVHVKECQKTTKQVQKPCMRKEMRQENYDCSETKLQHVTKTCTRTVPRESYISTCAPIISKKLRRLGPAKKNEEECTKKKVVVDEVESYPCEENIPVVVPKICQKEVEVDVESSCSETLPDEVCHMVQKTVPKICSRPKKGAETYEYTDVTYEDVCEKIPREIKKTALKMETRTETYPCETANFKEKCVDVTVPVQAVCQASLMKTIEKKCPRTVYRSECYTTEVEVTKPCFAEVEHEQEYTCFEQTFKEKCSTVPVYEMGKCKAVVSREQEVSCTRPHAVLDCTMQAFPVKKTCFKEVNDVKDEVCYTTGAQQECVDLIVTALPPVPAPGKE, from the coding sequence ATGAAGACAGCAAGCAGCTTGCTCGTCTGTGCTGTTCTCATGCAAGGAGTCCTTGCTGGGccaaagagaggcagacatgATAACAAAAAAGCTGTGGATATTAGCCAGCCACCCGTTGTGGTTGCCCTTCCCCCTGCCGTTGAAATACCCACTGAGAAGCTGACGAAATGCTTCGAAGTCCCTTTTTCGGTACAACAGCCTTGCACATCAAAAGTGACAATTCAGCAGCCTTACGACTGCGATGGATCCGAGCTCCATGAAGTTTGTACCGAACACGTAACTGAGGTCCCCTCAGTATGCTACGAGACAGTGGTCCGCGAGGAAACGTACGACTGTCCGGTTACGTCGTCCCAGAAGGTCTGCGTGAAAATCCCAGTCTCGGAATCACGAGTGTGCAAGTCGACAACGGTCAAGCAAGTGAAAAAGGACTGTCCTGCTGTGGACAAGGTGACCACCTGCCAGGTCTTGTCCGACACCGTCGAAGGCGTGTGCCTGGAAAGCGCAGTTGTCGATCAAAAGTACAGCTGCTGGAAAACTGAAGTTCGGCAAGAATGCGAGACGCACATGTTGACGGCAGCGAATCAGTGCACAAGGGAAGTGCAGCATCCAGTCCCGTACGAAGTTGTCGAGGTCGAATACGACACAGTGTGTAAGAAGGTCGAGAAGCCTATTATTGTCTCAGCCGTTCGAGAGAAAGTCGAGACCGAAGAATATCCGTGTCCCGAGATTGTGCACGTGAAGGAATGCCAGAAGACCACAAAGCAGGTCCAGAAGCCCTGCATGAGGAAGGAAATGCGACAGGAAAATTACGATTGCTCTGAGACGAAGCTGCAGCATGTGACAAAAACCTGTACGCGGACAGTTCCTCGCGAGAGCTACATCTCGACCTGCGCTCCAATTATTTCCAAAAAGCTCAGAAGGCTCGGGCCcgcaaagaagaacgaagaggagtgcacaaagaagaaagtggTGGTCGACGAGGTAGAATCGTATCCATGTGAAGAGAACATTCCAGTCGTTGTCCCTAAGATATGCCAGAAGGAAGTGGAAGTAGATGTTGAGTCATCCTGCTCGGAGACACTGCCTGACGAAGTTTGCCACATGGTGCAGAAAACCGTTCCGAAGATATGCAGCCGACCCAAGAAGGGAGCAGAGACATACGAATACACAGATGTGACTTACGAGGATGTATGCGAGAAGATTCCTCGAGAAATTAAGAAGACTGCGCTCAAGAtggagacgaggacggagacgtATCCCTGCGAAACGGCGAACTTCAAGGAAAAGTGTGTTGACGTGACCGTGCCTGTCCAAGCAGTGTGCCAAGCCAGCCTCATGAAGACTATCGAAAAGAAATGTCCTCGGACTGTCTACAGATCTGAGTGTTACACAACCGAGGTGGAGGTTACAAAGCCCTGTTTCGCCGAAGTGGAGCACGAACAGGAGTACACGTGCTTCGAGCAAACCTTCAAGGAAAAATGCTCTACAGTCCCAGTGTACGAGATGGGCAAGTGCAAGGCGGTTGTCTCCCGTGAGCAGGAAGTGTCGTGTACAAGGCCTCACGCAGTACTCGACTGTACAATGCAAGCCTTCCCAGTCAAGAAGACGTGCTTCAAAGAGGTGAATGATGTGAAGGACGAAGTCTGCTACACCACTGGCGCGCAGCAGGAATGTGTTGACCTCATTGTCACTGCCTTGCCTCCGGTCCCAGCGCCGGGCAAAGAATGA